The genomic region AGGCAATAAAAAGAGGAACAGGTGAAATAGAAGGCGTAAAATATGAGGAAGTGTATTATGAAGGTTACGGTCCGGGCGGTGTTGCTATATTCATAAAAGCAACCACTGATAATAAAAATAGAACTACTTCAGAAATAAGGCATCTTTTCACAAAATATGGAGGAAACCTTGGAATAACAGGAAGTGTAAAGTGGCAATTTGAAGAAAAAGGAATTATACGGATTAAAAAAGAAAATATAGATGAGGAAAAACTTATTGAAATTGCCCTTGAAGCAGGAGCAGAGGATGTGAAAACAGAAGAAGAATATTTTGAAGTATACACATCACCTTCAGAATTTTTAAATGTAAAAAAGATTCTTAATGAAAAGGGAATAGAAACTGAAGGAGAGGTGAGGCTAATACCGAAAAACCAGGTAAAAGTTCAGGGAAAAGATGCAGAAAAACTTATGGGTCTTTTAAACTCCCTCGAAGAACACGATGATATTCAAGAGGTGGTTGCCAATTTTGAAATGTCTGAAGAAGAATTTTCAAAACTTGTAGGAACAGCATAAGGGAAAAAAGAAAAAAATACTTTATAGGGATTGATCCAGGTCTTAAATATACAGGAGTAGCAATTATTGATGAATATAAAAATATAATAGATTTCAATAAAATTAATTCTGAAAAAATTGTAAAATTGGGAGAAGAAATCGAAAAAATTTTGAAAAAATATAAACCAGAATTAACTGCTATTGAAAAGGTATTTACAAAAATTAATCCAAGAGATGCAATAAAACTGGGAGAATACAAAGGTGTAATAATTTATTTACTTGAAAAAAATAAATTAAGATATATTGAAACTTTATCTTCAAACTGGAAAAAGGCAATAACAGGTTCTGGAAGAGCGAAAAATTATCAGGTTGAATTTATGATAAAAAACCTTCTCAAGGGAAATTTTAAAGAAAAAATTTCAGAACATGAAGTTGATGCCCTTTCCCTTGCTTATTTTGCTCTATCAAGATGTATTACAGAATAAAAGGTAAACTTACCCTTAAAAGAAGTTTTTTCTGTGCCATTGAAGCAGGAGGTATCGAATATGGAATAACAACTCCACTTAAAGTAATGGAGAAATTACCTCAGGAAGGAAGTGAAGTTTCTCTTTATATTTTACCAATAATTTCAGAAGAAAAAATTGAACTCTTTGGATTTTTAGATGAGAGGGAAAAAAATCTTTTTGAAAAACTTATATCAATAACAGGGATAGGTTCAAAAGTTGCTCTTCAGATTCTTTCCCATTATGATTGGGATGAATTTCTTGAAATAATAAAGAGGAATGAGGAAAAAATGATTTCTAAAATAAAAGGTGTTGGGAAAAAAAGAGCAAGTTTAATTTTACTTGAATTTAAAGACTATATCTTTGAGGGGATTAAAGAAGGAATTAATATAGAAGAAGCAATCTCTGCACTAACAAAACTCGGTCTAAAAAGAAGTGAAGCAAAAGAACTCGTATTGAAAAAATTAAAGGAGAAAAAATTTGAAAAAACAGAAGACTTAATCCAGGAAATTTTAAAGGGAGAATGATAAAGGAGAAATAAAAAATAAAGAAGACTTAGAAAGCCTTTTGAAGGAATTCTACAAAATTATTTAAGATTTGATTACAAACCAGAAGATACAGATGAATATAAGGGATGAAATAAAATTATTTAAGGATGAAGAAAAACTTATTAAAAAGGAAGTTATTGAAATTCTATATAAAAATAAAAGTCTTGATTTAATGGCAATGTAACCTGGTACAAACAGCTTCATATATTCCTATACCCGTTTTATTACATAGATTATGGGATTGCTTTGCTCAGTGCAATCAGGTTATGGGGAATGTCTCTTGGTGGAAAAAAAAGAACTTTTTAAAAGCACAGGAATTGAATTCTCTTTAAATGAAAGAAATATTCTTAATTTATCTTATTTCTCTTTTAAGGAGTTCATCTAAACTTATACCCCCTTTTGAACCTTCTCCCCCAAATACTGTTCCTTTTACTCTGTTTTTAAATCTTTTTAAAACAAGTTCATAGGCTTCATCAGAAAGGGGGATATAGCCAACTTCGGATACAAGTTTCTTTGCATTTTTAATATAAAACTCAACAAACTTTTTAACCTCTTCCCTTTCAAGTGATTTTACATTTACATATATAAAAATAGGCCTTGAAAGGGGAAAGTATTTACCTCTTCTTATATTTTCAATTGTGGGATAAACAGGACCTCTACCATCTTCAGGATCAATAGCCACTGCCTTCAGTCTATCTTTATTCTGCTCGTAATAAGCATAACCGAAGAACCCAAGAGCAAGGGGATCACTTGCAACACCTTGAACTAAAACATTATCATCCTCAGAAGCAACATAATCACCCCTTGAAGCACCTTCTTTTCCAACAACAGCCTCTGTAAAATAATCGTATGTACCTGAATCCACACCAGGACCATAAAGGTGAATTTCCTTTTTAGGAAAACTCTCTCTTATTTGTGACCACATTTTTATTTTGTCCTGAGCAGCAGGTTCCCAGAGTTTTTTAAGTTCACTTACTTTAAGTTCGTTGCAGAAATTGTTTGAAGGATTAACAACAACTGTAAGTCCATCGTAGGCAATTGGTAATTCAATAAACTCTATACCACTTTTTTTTGCAATTTCATATTCAATTTCCTTTATTGGTCTTGAAGCATTATTTATATCTGTTTCATTCCTTAAAAATTTTTTAAAACCACCACCTGTTCCTGAAATTCCCACAACCACCTTTATATCCTTATAAACTTTCTGAAATTCCTCTGCTACAGCTTCTGTTATAGGAAATACTGTTGAGGAACCATCTACACGAACTATCTTTTGAGAGATTAGAGCTTTTGCACATAAAGCTATTATTAATGAATTTTTTATAAAGTGTTTCATATAAACTCCTTTTTGTTTTTGGATTTGAACCTTATTTATAAGATAAAAGGGAAATATTAAAAAATCATTAAATTTAGGTTAAAAAACTGTTAATTTAAAAAATTCATTCAACAAGACTCTCAATCCTATTTTCCCCAAATAGTTCATTAATTTCATCAAAAAACTCTTCCTTAAAAGAAACTTTAAAAACCATTGACTTATAAATTCTCCTTTTCTCTCCTGTATCAAGAGATAAATAAAGATCAAATTTTCCCTTAAATTTATTTACTATTTCCTTTAACCTTTTAATTTTTTCTTCATCAAGTTCTTTTAAATTTAATTT from candidate division WOR-3 bacterium harbors:
- a CDS encoding YebC/PmpR family DNA-binding transcriptional regulator, giving the protein MAGHSKWAQIKHKKAKVDAQRGKIFNKLIREIQVAAKLGGGDPENNPRLRLAIEKAREHNMPWDNIEKAIKRGTGEIEGVKYEEVYYEGYGPGGVAIFIKATTDNKNRTTSEIRHLFTKYGGNLGITGSVKWQFEEKGIIRIKKENIDEEKLIEIALEAGAEDVKTEEEYFEVYTSPSEFLNVKKILNEKGIETEGEVRLIPKNQVKVQGKDAEKLMGLLNSLEEHDDIQEVVANFEMSEEEFSKLVGTA
- a CDS encoding crossover junction endodeoxyribonuclease RuvC; translation: MDPGLKYTGVAIIDEYKNIIDFNKINSEKIVKLGEEIEKILKKYKPELTAIEKVFTKINPRDAIKLGEYKGVIIYLLEKNKLRYIETLSSNWKKAITGSGRAKNYQVEFMIKNLLKGNFKEKISEHEVDALSLAYFALSRCITE
- the ruvA gene encoding Holliday junction branch migration protein RuvA — encoded protein: MYYRIKGKLTLKRSFFCAIEAGGIEYGITTPLKVMEKLPQEGSEVSLYILPIISEEKIELFGFLDEREKNLFEKLISITGIGSKVALQILSHYDWDEFLEIIKRNEEKMISKIKGVGKKRASLILLEFKDYIFEGIKEGINIEEAISALTKLGLKRSEAKELVLKKLKEKKFEKTEDLIQEILKGE
- a CDS encoding PstS family phosphate ABC transporter substrate-binding protein, which translates into the protein MKHFIKNSLIIALCAKALISQKIVRVDGSSTVFPITEAVAEEFQKVYKDIKVVVGISGTGGGFKKFLRNETDINNASRPIKEIEYEIAKKSGIEFIELPIAYDGLTVVVNPSNNFCNELKVSELKKLWEPAAQDKIKMWSQIRESFPKKEIHLYGPGVDSGTYDYFTEAVVGKEGASRGDYVASEDDNVLVQGVASDPLALGFFGYAYYEQNKDRLKAVAIDPEDGRGPVYPTIENIRRGKYFPLSRPIFIYVNVKSLEREEVKKFVEFYIKNAKKLVSEVGYIPLSDEAYELVLKRFKNRVKGTVFGGEGSKGGISLDELLKREIR